ACCGGACGGCCAGCCGCGCAACGGTCACCGGTCAGACGGCGGCGGGTTGCTTCGCCTTCTCGTAGCGGAGGAACCCGTCGTCGACGGCCCCCTTGCGCAGGTTCTTGACGTCGTGTGAGACGGCCATCGTCGTCTTCCACGGGTCCTTGGTGCCCTGCTTGGGCAGCAGGTGCAGGGCGCGCTTGACGTAGCCGGCGTCGAAATCGAGCATCGGGCGGGTGTCCATGTTCTTCGGCGCGACGGCGCGCACCGACGTGTAGCCGTCGGCGTCCATATGCGACAGCACCCGGCAGAACCACTCGCACAGCAGGCCGATCTTCAACGTCCACGACGAGTTGGTGTAGCCGATCGCCATGATGAGGTTGGGCACCCCCGAGATCATCGCGCCGCGGTAGGTGACCCGCGACGCGGCGTCGACGACGGTGCCGTTCACCGAGACTTCCATCCCGCCCAGGAGCTGCAGGTTCAGACCGGTCGCGGTGATGATGATGTCGGCATCGAGGTGGGTGCCGTCCTCGAGTTGGATGCCGGTGGCGTCGAAGGTCTTGATCTTGCCGGTGACGATCGAGGCGTCGCCGTTGCGGATCTCCCGGTACATGTCGCCGTCGGGAACGACGCACAGGCGCTGGTCCCACGGGTTGTACGGCGGGTTGAAGTGCTTGTCGACGTCGAAGTCCTCGGGGACCAGCCGTGCGTTGACCCCGCGGATGACCTTGCGCGCGGCCGTCGGGAAGCGCTGACAGAACTGGTAGAGGGCCTTCTGCTGCAGGATCGCGCGCTGCCTGTTCAGTTGAAAGCCGCGCTCGGTGCCGAGTACCCGCATGGCGGTCTTGGCCAGCGGGTCCTCCCGCGGCACCGGGATGATGTAGGTCGGGGTCCGCTGGAGCATCGTGATGTGCTCGGTGTCCGGCGCCATCGACGGCATGAGGGTGACGGCGGTGGCACCGCTGCCGATGATGACGACCTTCTTGCCCTTGTAGTCGAGGTCCTCGGGCCAATGCTGCGGGTGGATGATCTGGCCCTGGAAGGTGTCCTCGCCGGGGAACTGCGGGGTGAAGCCCTCGTCGTAGTTGTAGTAGCCGGTGCCGGAGAAGATCCAGCGGGCGGTGACCGTCTCCGGCTTCGCGCCGGAGTCGTCGGTGGGGGTCACCGTCAGGTGCCACATCTGGTCGGCGTCGGACCAATCGATGGCGGTCACGCGGCGGTTGAACGTGATGGTCTCTTCGAGGTTGTCGTCGGCGACGGCCTCGCGCAGGTAGTCCAGGATCCGGGAGGCGTCGGCGATCGACTGCGGGTCGGTCCACGGCTTGAACTCGTAGCCGAAGGTGTACAGGTCGCTGTCGGAGCGGATCCCGGGGTAGCGGAACAGGTCCCACGTGCCGCCGATCGTGTGGCGCGACTCGATGATGGCGAAGGACTTCTCCGGGTGCTCGGTGCGCAGATAGTGGCCGGCCCCGATACCGGAGATGCCCGCGCCGATGATCACGACGTCGTGGTCGGGGGCGCCGGGGGCAGGCTTGGGCTTTGCCGCCTTGGCCGTCGAGGTGCGCTTGCTGGTGGTGGGCGTGGGCTGCGCCATGGGGTCCTCCTGGATCCGTGGTTCTCGCTTTCCATACTCCCGCTGACGCGCCTGGGTCACAAGGGCGTTCTGCACCAATTGGCGGCTACTCAGTGTGCATAATGTAACCATGAGAGAAGGGTGGCCGGCGCCGTCGGAGGAGGCCGCCGCGGTGATCACCGCCGGTGTCTCCCTGGTCGGGGAGGTGCCGCCGGAGTGGTTCGACGAGTTCAACGACGCCGCGCTCAGTGCCGTGCGGCTCGACGAGATCGCCGGCGACGCGGTGCTCGTCGACGCGGTCCGCCGCACCAACGAGGCCAATCTCGCGCAGTGGGCGTCCTACAACGTCGAGCACCCGGGTGCCCGCGTGCCGGTCCGCGACGACTCCGGCGTGGGCGCCGACATGGTCCGCGAGATGGTGCGACGCGGATTGGACGCCGGGATACTCGACGCCTTCCGCACCGCCCAGTCGGTGGCCTGGCGCAGGTGGATGGAGATCTGTTTCACGCTGACCGATGACGTCGCAGTGCTGCGCGAGGTGCTGGACGTGACGTTGCTGTCGATCGCGGCCTTCATCGACGACACCGTGACCGCCCTGGCCGAGCAGATCGCTGTCGCGCGGGCGCAACTCGCCGGTGACACCCACGCCGAGCGCCGGGCGGCGGTCGCGCTCCTGCTGGAGGGTGCGCCGATCGACGACGCGCGGGCCGAGTCCCAGCTGCACTACCGGATCACCGGACCGCAGACCGCCGTCGTGCTGAGCGGCGCCGGGATGTCGATGAGCCGCCTGGAGGCGGTCTGCGATTCGATCATGGCGGCGAATCATCTCGGCCGACGCCTCACCGTGCTCACCGGCAACGACCGGATGTGGGTCTGGTTCCCCGCCGCCGGTCTGATCGTCGACGAGAAGCAGGTGCCCGCCGGGATGAGGGTCGCGGTCGGAATGTCGGGCGACGGGCGAGAAGGCTTCCGGCGCAGTCATTTTCAGGCGCTGACCGCCGAGCAGACCCTGGTTCGCCTGGGGTCGGCGCGCCGCGTGGTGCGCTACGGGGACCTGGCACTGATCGGCGCGATCAGCGAGGACCGTCGAGTCGTCGACGACTTCGTCGCGCAGACCCTCGGCGACCTCGCCGGTGCCGATCCGGAGCTGAGGGAGTGCCTGCGGGTCTGGTTCGCCGAGCAGTGCAATTCGACGTCCACCGCGGCCCGGCTGTTCACCCACCGCAACACCGTGGTGCGCCGACTGGCACGTGCCGAGGAACTCCTGCCCGCCGGACTGTCCGGGAACGCTATCTCCGTCGCCGCCGCGCTCGAAGTCGCGCGGTGGATGGAGTAGCAAGCTACGCCACATTCGCTACCGAACCTCACGATTCCTACCGTCGCAACGGTAGAAACCGCGAGATTCGGTAGCTTTTGCTAGCCGCCGGGTCAGCGCAACGAGTCGCGGCGGCTGTCGAGCAGGGTCCGCAGGCGGGCGGTGGTCTTCTCGTCGTAGCCGATCTCGTCGCACCGATCGACCCACGGTTCGGAAGCGGCGACGAGCCGGTCGAGCATTCGGGTCGTCGCCTTGGGGCGCAATCCGAGATGTTC
This genomic interval from Gordonia sp. X0973 contains the following:
- a CDS encoding CdaR family transcriptional regulator, with product MREGWPAPSEEAAAVITAGVSLVGEVPPEWFDEFNDAALSAVRLDEIAGDAVLVDAVRRTNEANLAQWASYNVEHPGARVPVRDDSGVGADMVREMVRRGLDAGILDAFRTAQSVAWRRWMEICFTLTDDVAVLREVLDVTLLSIAAFIDDTVTALAEQIAVARAQLAGDTHAERRAAVALLLEGAPIDDARAESQLHYRITGPQTAVVLSGAGMSMSRLEAVCDSIMAANHLGRRLTVLTGNDRMWVWFPAAGLIVDEKQVPAGMRVAVGMSGDGREGFRRSHFQALTAEQTLVRLGSARRVVRYGDLALIGAISEDRRVVDDFVAQTLGDLAGADPELRECLRVWFAEQCNSTSTAARLFTHRNTVVRRLARAEELLPAGLSGNAISVAAALEVARWME
- a CDS encoding NAD(P)/FAD-dependent oxidoreductase, with the protein product MAQPTPTTSKRTSTAKAAKPKPAPGAPDHDVVIIGAGISGIGAGHYLRTEHPEKSFAIIESRHTIGGTWDLFRYPGIRSDSDLYTFGYEFKPWTDPQSIADASRILDYLREAVADDNLEETITFNRRVTAIDWSDADQMWHLTVTPTDDSGAKPETVTARWIFSGTGYYNYDEGFTPQFPGEDTFQGQIIHPQHWPEDLDYKGKKVVIIGSGATAVTLMPSMAPDTEHITMLQRTPTYIIPVPREDPLAKTAMRVLGTERGFQLNRQRAILQQKALYQFCQRFPTAARKVIRGVNARLVPEDFDVDKHFNPPYNPWDQRLCVVPDGDMYREIRNGDASIVTGKIKTFDATGIQLEDGTHLDADIIITATGLNLQLLGGMEVSVNGTVVDAASRVTYRGAMISGVPNLIMAIGYTNSSWTLKIGLLCEWFCRVLSHMDADGYTSVRAVAPKNMDTRPMLDFDAGYVKRALHLLPKQGTKDPWKTTMAVSHDVKNLRKGAVDDGFLRYEKAKQPAAV